One stretch of Roseimicrobium sp. ORNL1 DNA includes these proteins:
- a CDS encoding 3-hydroxy-5-phosphonooxypentane-2,4-dione thiolase, translated as MADIQTSASDKKEKEYFTDIPQEAPGFFLKGSHQYDWGLKNRLSKVFNPKDGRTVMLAFDHGYFQGPTTGLERVDQTILPLEPYADCLMLTRGIQRSVIPASTTKAIALRASGGTSMVSPMEEWEGEVGDKKFKLQRPGFEPLSNESTALNIEEAIRLNASILAVQVFVGSAYERQSLKNMTDLVDAASRYGIGVMGVVAVGRAMARNAQYFRLATRIMAELGANVVKCYYTEEGFETITSCCPVPIVIAGGKKLPELDALKMSYNAIQQGANGVDMGRNIFQSDDPIAMMQAVRGVVHEGLTPEQGFQKYQDLKGKR; from the coding sequence ATGGCAGACATCCAGACCAGCGCCTCCGACAAGAAGGAGAAGGAATATTTCACCGACATCCCGCAGGAGGCCCCTGGCTTCTTCCTCAAGGGCTCCCACCAGTATGACTGGGGTCTCAAGAACCGCCTGAGCAAGGTTTTCAATCCCAAGGACGGCCGCACCGTGATGCTCGCGTTCGACCACGGCTACTTCCAGGGCCCCACCACGGGTCTTGAGCGCGTTGACCAGACCATCCTCCCGCTTGAGCCGTATGCGGATTGCCTCATGCTCACCCGCGGCATCCAGCGCAGCGTGATTCCTGCCTCCACCACGAAGGCCATCGCCCTCCGCGCCAGCGGCGGCACCAGCATGGTGAGCCCCATGGAAGAGTGGGAAGGCGAAGTCGGCGACAAGAAGTTCAAGCTTCAGCGCCCCGGATTTGAGCCGCTCTCCAACGAGAGCACAGCGCTCAACATCGAGGAAGCCATTCGTCTCAATGCCTCCATCCTTGCCGTGCAGGTCTTCGTGGGCAGTGCGTATGAGCGCCAGTCCCTGAAGAACATGACCGACCTCGTGGATGCCGCCAGCCGCTATGGCATCGGCGTCATGGGCGTCGTGGCCGTCGGCCGCGCCATGGCTCGCAATGCCCAGTACTTCCGCCTCGCCACCCGCATCATGGCGGAACTCGGCGCGAACGTCGTGAAGTGCTACTACACGGAAGAAGGCTTTGAGACCATCACGAGCTGCTGTCCCGTGCCGATCGTCATCGCCGGTGGCAAGAAGCTTCCCGAGCTCGACGCACTGAAGATGAGCTACAACGCCATCCAGCAGGGCGCGAACGGCGTGGACATGGGCCGCAACATCTTCCAGAGCGATGATCCCATCGCCATGATGCAGGCCGTGCGCGGCGTCGTGCACGAAGGCCTCACCCCCGAGCAGGGCTTCCAGAAATACCAGGACCTCAAGGGCAAGCGCTAA
- a CDS encoding ABC transporter ATP-binding protein, with protein sequence MISIRGLTKRFGTQTAVDNLTMEVPSGIIVGLLGPNGAGKTTTLKMLTGMLKPDSGTATICGVDVAEDPIGAKRLLGFVPDSGAVYEALTGLEFLLMVAALYGISEQEAKPRIRQFLDFFELDWHTLETKLLGAYSKGMKRKVVITAALLHNPRVVFLDEPLDGLDANAAVGFKALLETLAREGKTIVYSSHILDVVERVCNRIAIMTQGKLLVEGEPGALVREHQAGTLEHLFTQLTGLTHLEARAQDFAKQLMVER encoded by the coding sequence ATGATCTCCATCCGCGGACTCACCAAGCGATTCGGCACGCAGACGGCGGTGGACAATCTCACCATGGAGGTGCCCTCCGGCATCATCGTGGGTCTCCTGGGGCCGAACGGCGCGGGAAAGACCACCACACTGAAGATGCTTACCGGCATGCTGAAACCGGACTCGGGCACGGCGACCATCTGTGGCGTGGATGTGGCCGAGGATCCCATCGGCGCGAAACGACTGCTCGGTTTCGTGCCCGACTCGGGTGCGGTGTATGAAGCGCTCACGGGCTTGGAGTTTCTGCTGATGGTGGCAGCCCTCTACGGCATTTCCGAGCAGGAGGCGAAGCCACGCATTCGCCAGTTTTTGGACTTCTTCGAACTCGACTGGCACACCCTGGAGACGAAACTGCTGGGCGCATACTCCAAAGGCATGAAGCGCAAGGTGGTGATCACTGCCGCTTTGCTGCACAACCCCCGCGTGGTGTTCCTGGATGAGCCGCTGGATGGCCTGGATGCGAACGCCGCCGTGGGATTCAAGGCCCTCTTGGAGACCCTGGCGCGCGAGGGCAAGACCATCGTGTACAGCTCGCACATTCTCGATGTCGTGGAGCGCGTGTGCAATCGCATCGCCATCATGACGCAGGGCAAGCTGCTGGTGGAGGGCGAACCCGGAGCGCTGGTGCGGGAGCATCAAGCTGGCACGCTGGAGCATCTCTTCACCCAGCTCACCGGCCTCACGCATCTGGAGGCGCGGGCGCAGGACTTCGCGAAGCAACTCATGGTGGAACGGTGA
- a CDS encoding IS630 family transposase (programmed frameshift) has protein sequence MKSFSMDLRKRLVAGRRRGQSAEELARLFGVSKRSVERFWKRHLEEGTVEPKQRGGYRRSRLEGHDELLHQWISQQPDLSLEEMSERLNKQLDINIGTTALWHRLEKLGLSYKKKTLHAAEQERPDLQAARQLWREQQSQWEGRHLVFLDETGLNTKMSRLYGRSASGQRCRCAVPFGHWHTATLVVALRQDRLCAPCVLDGPMNGSAFLAYIEQFLAPQLTPGDIVICDNLASHKVSGVAQAIEARGARLIYLPAYSPDLNPIEMAFAKLKAHVRHAAQRTFEGLEAAVAQALDMFSPEHCANFFRHANYATN, from the exons ATGAAGAGCTTCAGCATGGATCTGCGTAAGCGACTGGTGGCCGGTCGGCGACGGGGACAAAGCGCCGAGGAACTCGCGCGACTCTTTGGGGTTTCCAAACGCAGCGTCGAACGCTTCTGGAAGCGTCACTTGGAGGAGGGCACGGTGGAACCCAAGCAACGAGGTGGTTACCGCCGCTCCCGCCTGGAAGGACATGATGAGCTGTTGCATCAATGGATCTCCCAGCAACCTGATTTGAGCCTGGAGGAGATGAGCGAGCGTTTGAACAAGCAGTTGGACATCAACATCGGCACCACCGCCCTGTGGCATCGGCTGGAGAAGCTGGGCTTGAGCTATAA AAAAAAAACGCTGCACGCCGCCGAGCAAGAGCGGCCTGACTTGCAAGCGGCTCGCCAGCTCTGGCGTGAGCAGCAAAGCCAATGGGAAGGCCGCCACTTGGTCTTCTTGGACGAGACGGGACTCAATACCAAAATGAGCCGGTTGTATGGACGTTCGGCCAGTGGGCAGCGCTGCCGTTGTGCGGTGCCCTTTGGACATTGGCACACGGCGACTTTGGTGGTGGCGCTGCGTCAGGATCGCCTTTGTGCTCCGTGTGTGCTGGATGGACCCATGAACGGGTCTGCATTCCTAGCCTACATCGAACAGTTCTTGGCTCCGCAACTCACACCCGGTGACATTGTCATCTGCGACAATCTTGCCAGTCACAAGGTCAGCGGCGTGGCACAGGCGATCGAAGCACGAGGCGCACGCTTGATTTACCTGCCTGCGTACAGCCCCGACCTCAATCCCATTGAAATGGCTTTTGCCAAACTCAAAGCACATGTGCGCCATGCAGCACAGCGCACCTTTGAGGGCTTGGAAGCCGCCGTCGCGCAAGCTCTGGACATGTTCTCACCAGAACACTGCGCCAATTTCTTCCGCCATGCCAATTATGCGACAAATTAA
- a CDS encoding esterase encodes MRADDPPLIESPEVDRFHRVTFRLEAPQAEKVDLRGIQRTLIKLTKDKNGVWSVTVGPLAPGIYGYSFIVDGEAMLDPENPRMKPERSPETSLLEVTSDNPLPFQWQDVPHGTIRLHDYRSKPLERLRRLRVYTPPGYDANPTKHYPVLYLFHGTGDTEATWTEFGRAHMILDNLLAEGKAQPMLVVMPDGHADLDDEEGIGRRNLEEFENDLLQSVVPYVDKNYRTRPDADHRAVCGLSMGGIQSLFTGLRHPELFAWIGGMSAWVPDVDSCCATTLNDASVAKSRRLLWLQIGSDDPYLPQYKEFEVAMERHHVKRDFHITEGAHTWPVWRGYLSEFAPLLFH; translated from the coding sequence ATGCGCGCCGATGATCCTCCCCTCATCGAATCCCCGGAAGTGGATCGCTTCCACCGCGTCACCTTTCGCCTGGAAGCACCCCAGGCCGAAAAGGTGGACCTGCGCGGCATCCAGCGCACCCTCATTAAGCTGACCAAGGACAAGAACGGCGTATGGTCGGTCACGGTCGGGCCCCTCGCTCCGGGCATCTATGGCTACAGCTTCATCGTCGACGGTGAAGCGATGCTCGACCCGGAGAACCCGCGCATGAAGCCGGAGCGCTCTCCGGAGACCAGCCTGCTGGAAGTCACCTCAGACAATCCCCTGCCCTTCCAGTGGCAGGATGTACCGCATGGCACCATCCGCCTGCACGACTACCGCTCCAAACCGCTGGAGCGTCTCCGCCGCCTCCGCGTCTATACGCCGCCCGGCTACGATGCAAATCCCACCAAGCACTACCCCGTGCTCTATCTCTTCCACGGCACCGGCGACACGGAAGCGACTTGGACCGAGTTCGGCCGCGCACACATGATCCTCGACAACCTCCTGGCTGAAGGCAAGGCACAGCCCATGCTAGTGGTCATGCCCGATGGCCACGCCGATCTGGACGATGAGGAAGGCATCGGTCGCCGCAACTTGGAGGAATTTGAAAACGATCTCCTGCAGTCCGTAGTGCCCTATGTCGACAAGAACTACCGCACCCGGCCGGACGCCGACCACCGCGCCGTCTGCGGCCTGAGCATGGGCGGCATCCAGAGCCTCTTCACCGGTCTGCGTCATCCCGAACTCTTTGCGTGGATCGGCGGCATGAGCGCCTGGGTTCCCGATGTCGATTCCTGCTGCGCCACCACCCTGAACGACGCCTCCGTGGCCAAGTCCCGCCGTCTCCTCTGGCTTCAAATCGGCAGCGACGATCCCTACCTTCCCCAGTACAAGGAATTCGAAGTCGCCATGGAACGTCATCACGTGAAGCGCGATTTCCACATCACCGAGGGCGCCCACACCTGGCCTGTCTGGCGCGGCTATCTCTCGGAATTCGCCCCGCTGTTGTTTCACTGA